The following proteins come from a genomic window of Corynebacterium falsenii:
- a CDS encoding basic amino acid/polyamine antiporter, with amino-acid sequence MRMGTLVSLIIGSTVGAGIFALPQNIASVASPGAALIGWLITGVGMLCIAYVFQALALRKPHLDSGVYAYVRAGLGDFVGFASAWGYWLGTIIAQVGYATLFFSSLGFFFPVFNGDQPLIQAICVSALTWGIFVILSRGIRQAAIMNVITTVAKILPIVAFLVLVAFLGFNTEVFTSDFWGRAATFGENQDTAMSVTDQVKGMMLFTVWAFIGVEGASTYSKRARHRKDVSIATFLGFVSVFFLLISVSFLSYGVVPREELAAMGDNSMGAVLQQVVGPWGGGLISIGLCISVLGAYVSWQMLCAEPISLMAQDGLLPKIIGRTNSMGAPYVSQFVSAVVIQIFIVVFYLNQSTYTTMVQLATSLYLVPYVFASLYLLFLATRGRGISHPDAGRKFDLTGPEVPRSTNRVHLLISAVAFGYSLWLLYAAELQFVLLGTLLIVPGMIVYVFTRISASERIFNAFEWVISTLIVASAILALVFIANGQINL; translated from the coding sequence GCATCGCCTACGTCTTCCAGGCGCTCGCCCTGCGCAAGCCGCACCTGGACTCCGGCGTGTACGCCTACGTGCGCGCCGGGCTCGGCGACTTCGTGGGCTTCGCCTCCGCGTGGGGTTACTGGCTGGGCACGATCATCGCGCAGGTCGGCTACGCCACGCTGTTCTTCAGCTCCCTGGGCTTCTTCTTCCCCGTCTTCAACGGCGACCAGCCGCTCATCCAGGCCATCTGCGTATCCGCGCTGACCTGGGGCATCTTCGTGATCCTCTCCCGCGGTATTCGCCAGGCCGCCATCATGAACGTGATCACCACGGTGGCAAAGATCCTGCCCATCGTGGCATTCCTTGTGCTCGTGGCTTTCCTGGGCTTCAACACGGAAGTGTTTACCTCTGACTTCTGGGGCCGCGCCGCCACCTTCGGCGAAAATCAGGACACCGCCATGTCCGTCACCGACCAGGTCAAGGGCATGATGCTGTTCACCGTGTGGGCCTTCATCGGCGTAGAGGGTGCCAGCACGTACTCCAAGCGCGCACGGCACCGTAAGGACGTCTCCATCGCCACGTTCCTGGGCTTCGTGTCCGTATTCTTCCTGCTGATCTCCGTGAGCTTCCTCTCCTATGGCGTGGTGCCGCGCGAGGAGCTTGCGGCCATGGGCGATAACTCCATGGGCGCGGTGCTGCAGCAGGTAGTCGGCCCGTGGGGCGGCGGACTGATCTCCATCGGCCTGTGCATCTCCGTGCTCGGCGCCTACGTGTCGTGGCAGATGCTCTGCGCGGAGCCGATCAGCCTCATGGCTCAGGATGGGCTGCTTCCGAAGATCATCGGGCGCACCAACTCTATGGGCGCGCCGTACGTCTCGCAGTTCGTCTCCGCGGTGGTCATCCAGATCTTCATCGTGGTGTTCTACCTCAACCAGTCCACGTACACCACGATGGTGCAGCTCGCCACGTCGCTGTACCTGGTGCCCTACGTGTTCGCCAGCCTGTACCTGCTGTTCCTCGCCACCCGCGGGCGCGGCATCTCGCACCCAGACGCCGGCCGGAAGTTCGACCTCACCGGCCCCGAGGTTCCCCGCTCCACCAACCGCGTGCACCTGCTCATCTCCGCGGTGGCCTTCGGTTACTCGCTGTGGCTGCTGTACGCCGCCGAGCTGCAGTTCGTGCTGCTCGGCACGCTGCTCATCGTGCCCGGCATGATTGTGTACGTTTTCACGCGCATCAGCGCCAGCGAGCGCATCTTCAACGCCTTCGAGTGGGTGATCTCCACCCTCATCGTGGCATCGGCCATCTTGGCGCTGGTGTTCATCGCCAACGGCCAGATCAACCTCTAA